The following coding sequences lie in one Silene latifolia isolate original U9 population chromosome 5, ASM4854445v1, whole genome shotgun sequence genomic window:
- the LOC141655061 gene encoding uncharacterized protein LOC141655061, with protein MTGDDIEPPKLDFSNPYYLGSHDIPGAKISHVTLRRDNYDDWRNSIRMSLKSRRKFGFVDGSIKNPTTKFDLDNWEVVHCTIIQWIRNTIDPSLLHAISYAEDASVLWAELEAQFYVVDGSKIHGLKTQLRDCRQGKGLALRDQERGERSRFYCNFCETHGHTINNCYIKSQNFPDWWGDRPRSLADLRHARRKARGSARGSGSGTAGSGSGQGSGSAGSAGSSDGTSSGVNPSMQAHLVSYTKTTIGVGELRDGLYWISAHAKDEVVNSVSTGSASLWHQRLDHPSNKAFKAISFTNSLHFSKPFVCETCHFAKQHRNSFTLNDKHASAMFELIHCDLLGPYRIVSSCGAKYFRTIVDDFSRATWNTRGDKFEKRGRKCIFVGYPHNKKGWKLYDVETGSYFVSRDVVFHEDVFPYTALTASSRDDELAFDTPFNGTVDDTGSGARGVLLVRGAHGTGRVLGPRHD; from the exons ATGACCGGTGACGACATTGAGCCACCGAAGCTCGATTTCTCTAATCCCTACTACCTCGGATCTCACGACATTCCGGGTGCTAAAATTTCTCATGTTACTCTTCGTCGCGATAATTACGACGATTGGCGAAATTCCATACGCATGTCCTTGAAGTCTCGACGGAAGTTTGGCTTTGTTGATGGCTCAATTAAAAATCCGACTACAAAATTTGATCTTGATAATTGGGAGGTCGTTCACTGCACGATTATTCAATGGATTCGGAATACCATTGATCCCTCCTTGCTCCATGCAATTTCTTATGCTGAAGATGCGTCTGTCCTTTGGGCAGAATTGGAAGCGCAATTTTATGTTGTTGATGGGTCGAAAATACACGGCCTCAAGACTCAGTTACGTGACTGTCGACAAGGCAAAGGTTTG GCTCTGCGTGATCAAGAACGTGGTGAGCGTAGCCGGTTTTATTGCAATTTCTGTGAAACACATGGTCATACCATAAACAACTGCTATATCAAATCTCAAAATTTTCCTGATTGGTGGGGCGATAGGCCGCGTTCTTTAGCTGATCTTCGACATGCTCGCAGAAAGGCACGTGGTTCTGCTCGTGGTTCTGGGTCTGGGACGGCTGGTTCAGGTTCTGGACAGGGCTCGGGTTCCGCTGGGTCTGCTGGGTCCTCTGATGGGACCTCGTCTGGTGTGAATCCCTCGATGCAGGCTCATCTT GTCTCTTATACGAAGACGACGATTGGAGTAGGTGAGCTGCGAGATGGTCTCTATTGGATAAGTGCGCATGCTAAGGACGAAGTGGTGAATTCCGTGAGTACGGGCTCTGCTTCTCTCTGGCATCAACGGTTGGATCATCCGTCGAATAAAGCTTTTAAAGCTATTTCTTTTACTAATAGTCTTCATTTTAGTAAGCCTTTTGTTTGCGAGACTTGCCATTTTGCAAAACAGCATCGCAATAGTTTTACTTTGAATGATAAACATGCTTCTGCAATGTTTGAATTAATTCATTGTGACCTTTTGGGACCCTACCGTATTGTCTCTTCTTGTGGTGCAAAATATTTCCGTACGATTGTTGATGATTTTTCCCGGGCAACTTGG AATACCCGTGGAGACAAGTTTGAAAAACGGGGACGGAAGTGTATTTTCGTAGGTTACCCCCATAATAAAAAGGGTTGGAAATTATACGATGTTGAAACTGGTTCCTACTTTGTTTCTCGTGACGTTGTTTTTCACGAGGACGTGTTTCCTTATACTGCGTTAACTGCCTCCTCCCGTGATGATGAGCTCGCCTTCGACACCCCGTTTAATGGTACGGTTGATGACACAGGTTCAGGTGCAAGGGGGGTCCTATTGGTCAGAGGGGCCCACGGGACAGGGCGAGTCCTCGGACCCAGGCATGACTGA